The following coding sequences are from one Neurospora crassa OR74A linkage group I, whole genome shotgun sequence window:
- a CDS encoding high mobility group protein, variant 2 has protein sequence MQHKSHQLDSMAQQLTVIFGELGISQYLDAFVEQGFDTWETILDITESDLDVLGVKLGHRRKLQRRIANYRGLAPEASLAPLAQPSIEDFRPTEVVPRAEPPKMELREPGTVIVTKRKYRRHPKADENAPERPPSAYVLFSNKMREDLKGRNLSFTEIAKLVGENWQNLTPAEKEPYESKAQAYKEKYHAELAEYKKTPQYQKYMQYLADFKAKHSLPSQDNDSSKRVKLSESGGPSSAAATPTRTCRSHSGGSDSIHGSEPPPSREQRISSIVSTTDSHQSAALSPGSYQDDCMQSPRTIHADRRSSEQRSPTAFNTNARNYPLPSRTETTRPDEHRQEQPSSTPQSQQNLPSFSDVFDSHRFLPSGSQQTNDTSSYFPRGSLTNSPGPPPGLVGGDRRYPPTLKKEQSSAGSISSASTASSFGYPRTPTDGPLPIQALLSSSSAHSYEAGQPHHSYPTGPLPVHQKQPQHQQQPQQQTSMSAGQPPVLANLAMTNGYHRALSLAHVPPAVAKTATPTSHSISAVYGIPPRPPPQQMGSGLAQQQQQQYQQQYDRKPEGGNPNLDGMSALLKAGEIVDRRTH, from the exons ATGCAGCACAAATCACACCAATTGGACTCAATGGCGCAACAATTAACAGTCATCTTTGGGGAGTTGGGGATCAGTCAGTATCTCGATGCGTTCGTTGAGCAGGGTTTCGACACATGGGAGACTATTCTCGATATCACGGAATCTGACCT CGATGTCCTAGGCGTGAAATTAGGTCATAGACGG AAACTCCAGAGGAGGATAGCAAATTACCGAGGGCTTGCGCCAGAAGCTTCATTGGCTCCCTTGGCACAGCCCAGCATAGAAGATTTCAGGCCAACAGAGGTTGTACCTCGTGCTGAGCCACCAAAGATGGAGCTACGAGAACCTGGGACTGTTATTGTTACCAAGAGGAAGTATCGTAGACACCCAAAGGCGGACGAAAATGCGCCGGAAAGGCCTCCATCAGCCTATGTGCTTTTTTCCAACA AGATGCGCGAGGACCTCAAGGGCCGTAATCTCTCATTCACCGAGATTGCCAAGTTAGTTGGCGAGAACTGGCAAAATTTGACGCCGGCTGAGAAGGAGCCTTACGAATCCAAAGCGCAGGCTTACAAGGAAAAGTATCACGCCGAACTTGCCGAGTACAAGAAGACGCCCCAATACCAAAAGTACATGCAGTACTTGGCGGACTTTAAGGCGAAGCATTCTCTACCATCTCAAG ACAACGATTCGTCGAAGCGAGTGAAGCTCTCGGAATCTGGCGGTCCTAGTAGCGCTGCTGCCACGCCCACCAGGACATGTCGGAGTCACAGTGGCGGCAGTGACAGTATTCACGGAAGCGAACCACCGCCATCCAGGGAACAGAGGATAAGCTCTATTGTTTCCACCACGGATTCTCATCAATCGGCGGCACTGAGCCCAGGGTCGTACCAAGACGACTGCATGCAATCGCCACGTACGATCCACGCGGATCGACGGTCTTCGGAACAACGATCACCCACGGCTTTCAACACCAATGCCAGGAATTACCCATTACCCAGTCGAACAGAGACTACCCGACCGGATGAACATCGTCAGGAACAACCGTCAAGCACACCTCAGTCTCAACAAAACCTACCATCCTTCTCCGATGTTTTTGATAGCCACAGATTTCTGCCCAGCGGGTCACAACAGACAAACGATACAAGCAGCTATTTCCCAAGAGGGAGTCTCACCAATAGCCCTGGTCCCCCACCTGGCCTGGTTGGCGGTGATCGGAGATATCCGCCTAcgttgaagaaggagcagtCCTCGGCGGGTAGCATATCCTCGGCCTCCACGGCCTCGTCCTTTGGCTATCCAAGGACCCCTACTGACGGTCCATTGCCGATACAGGCTTTGCTCTCGTCCAGCTCCGCCCACTCCTATGAGGCAGGCCAACCGCACCATTCGTACCCGACGGGTCCCTTGCCTGTGCATCAAAAGCAGCCGcaacatcagcagcagccacagcAGCAGACATCCATGTCTGCTGGACAGCCGCCGGTGCTTGCTAACCTGGCCATGACAAATG GCTACCATAGGGCTCTATCACTCGCACACGTGCCTCCTGCTGTAGCGAAGACTGCTACTCCCACTTCCCATTCTATTAGTGCTGTGTATGGAATCCcgccacgaccaccaccccaGCAGATGGGCTCTGGTCTggcacagcaacagcaacaacaatatCAACAACAATACGACAGGAAACCAGAGGGAGGGAACCCCAATCTCGATGGAATGAGTGCCTTGTTGAAGGCTGGCGAGATTGTTGATCGGCGGACGCATTGA